A DNA window from Ostrea edulis chromosome 5, xbOstEdul1.1, whole genome shotgun sequence contains the following coding sequences:
- the LOC125651650 gene encoding uncharacterized protein CXorf65 homolog, whose product MFVTVKYGDEQTRLFNANCRNDVLLQHIKKRCDCHREDIVELSDEKGVVKHLRNYPYDYGIDHLRERETLILLKVDGGSFADENESTMGDRLTYVPLLTSMEGNQEFLELINPRPQSRKGSAREDERRAKTKGGKSAPSTKRQSSKSGTKKAS is encoded by the exons ATGTTCGTGACAGTAAAATACGGAG ACGAACAAACTCGCCTCTTTAATGCCAATTGCAGAAACGATGTACTTCTCCAACATATCAAGAAGCGGTGTGACTGTCATAGGGAGG ATATCGTGGAACTGTCAGACGAGAAAGGAGTGGTGAAACATCTAAGAAACTATCCCTATGACTACGGAATAGATCATCTTAGAGAACGAGAGACGCTGATTCTGCTCAAAGTAGATG GAGGCTCTTTTGCCGACGAGAATGAATCTACAATGGGGGACAGACTTACTTACGTTCCACTCCTTACCAGCATGGAAGGCAACCAAGAATTTTTGG aGCTCATTAACCCAAGGCCACAGTCGCGAAAAGGGTCAGCGCGTGAGGACGAGCGACGCGCGAAAACGAAAGGCGGGAAATCTGCTCCTTCCACCAAACGACAGTCTTCTAAATCTGGCACGAAGAAGGCATCCTGA